From bacterium, the proteins below share one genomic window:
- a CDS encoding PilZ domain-containing protein: MDWQMIQQSFRGSFEGAVWLLILLVMAALLLPVLWHVATRQLGERRRLGRIRRRLQAQGLSSDDWRLVESAIAATCPGQPHRLLENVSLFHAWLDSLPELDQSPQLQARLGRIKELAYPDTPHVFIPHSTRDLVAGTSLNLVLHQTGQEATPCLVTEAGMQGLRLARRGTAPFRGKPGDRASLFYPRPEAMYHAIVELREVGEGHLLTSHCAPGNFKVRQLREFWRVDLDMELAYHVLAEAGATHEAGLRSAPEARQGRLINLSGNGTAIVTTSPPPRGSIIVFTLHLPSRTLHEVQGEVLHVTTNREFSRLHVVFRNLDPGDQELIIRNLFLLYREQAGMEPLVDSGPVVVQNRT; this comes from the coding sequence ATGGACTGGCAGATGATCCAGCAAAGTTTCCGCGGTTCTTTCGAGGGGGCCGTGTGGCTGCTCATCCTGCTGGTCATGGCCGCCCTGCTCCTGCCCGTGCTTTGGCATGTGGCGACCCGCCAGTTGGGTGAACGGCGCCGCCTGGGCCGGATCCGCCGCCGGCTGCAGGCCCAGGGCCTGTCGAGCGATGACTGGCGGCTGGTGGAGAGCGCCATCGCCGCCACCTGCCCCGGGCAGCCCCACCGCCTTCTGGAGAACGTCAGCCTCTTCCACGCCTGGCTGGACAGCCTGCCGGAACTGGATCAGTCCCCCCAATTGCAGGCCAGGCTGGGACGGATCAAGGAACTGGCCTACCCCGACACTCCTCATGTCTTCATTCCCCACAGCACCAGGGACCTGGTGGCCGGCACCAGCCTCAACCTCGTGCTGCACCAGACGGGACAGGAGGCGACACCCTGCCTCGTGACGGAGGCGGGCATGCAGGGCCTGCGTCTGGCCCGGCGGGGAACCGCCCCTTTCCGGGGCAAGCCCGGGGACCGGGCCAGCCTGTTCTATCCGAGGCCCGAGGCCATGTACCATGCCATCGTGGAGCTGCGCGAGGTGGGCGAGGGCCACCTCCTCACCAGCCATTGCGCCCCCGGGAACTTCAAGGTCCGCCAACTGCGCGAGTTCTGGCGCGTTGATCTGGACATGGAACTGGCCTACCACGTCCTGGCCGAAGCCGGCGCCACCCATGAAGCGGGATTGCGCTCGGCGCCGGAGGCCCGCCAGGGCCGGCTGATCAACCTGTCGGGCAATGGCACCGCCATCGTCACCACCTCCCCCCCGCCTCGGGGCTCCATCATCGTCTTCACCTTGCACCTGCCTTCGCGGACTCTCCATGAGGTCCAGGGGGAGGTGTTGCATGTCACCACCAACCGCGAGTTCTCCCGCCTGCATGTCGTCTTCCGAAACCTGGATCCGGGCGACCAGGAGCTGATCATCCGCAACCTGTTCCTGCTCTACCGGGAACAGGCCGGCATGGAACCCTTGGTCGATTCCGGACCGGTGGTCGTGCAGAACCGCACCTAA
- a CDS encoding sigma 54-interacting transcriptional regulator, whose amino-acid sequence MKSGFDWLNGGAPLLTAWLLERHGAELHRRGFLPLLEALSQGRRTAPEATAPLLAHVLGALWDGRADPFLDYVDGMAADGAEVPSALADDLRRWREWSTLPFAEACRRLERTLPSPCGNSALVACCQGWRLLAEGRPREAAPLFGEARRQARDGHWAALAHLADEGLSQVAGLGVWRGSGVAEARPGSGPGHNREQERLRRREACFLACHRHGRMVGASAPFLELLRRLRQAAADRLPLLLVGETGTGKELAVAYLHQLAYPEGRPLVAVNCAGLGEALAEAELFGSVRGAFTGAVEREGLVAQAEGGLLFLDEFGALPPSVQARLLRFLEDGVYRRVGEARERRVELRVAAATCEAEKLGVGFRQDLLHRVAGRVIEVPPLARRLDDLPLLARAFLHEAGVADPLRHAACSPATLVTLARAAWPGNLRQLRHLMHRLAPLASDEILSELRALPPAGADAAGKTESGKDLRVELGDLPLREALARFEWRHIQAALALTGQNKRLAAARLGISLPTLYARLKGATGRGL is encoded by the coding sequence ATGAAGAGTGGATTCGACTGGCTGAACGGAGGCGCCCCCCTGCTGACCGCCTGGCTGTTGGAGCGCCACGGGGCGGAGCTGCACCGCCGCGGCTTTTTGCCTCTCCTGGAGGCCCTGAGCCAGGGAAGGCGGACCGCCCCGGAGGCGACCGCACCCTTGCTCGCGCACGTCCTCGGCGCGCTCTGGGATGGACGGGCGGACCCCTTCCTGGACTATGTCGACGGCATGGCGGCGGATGGCGCCGAGGTGCCGTCGGCCCTGGCGGACGATCTTCGCCGGTGGCGGGAATGGTCCACCCTTCCCTTCGCCGAGGCCTGTCGCCGGCTGGAGAGGACTTTGCCGTCCCCGTGCGGGAACAGCGCCCTTGTGGCCTGCTGCCAGGGATGGCGCCTGCTGGCGGAGGGGCGGCCCCGGGAGGCGGCCCCCCTCTTCGGGGAGGCGCGGCGCCAGGCGCGGGATGGGCATTGGGCGGCCCTGGCCCACCTGGCGGATGAGGGCCTGAGCCAGGTGGCGGGACTCGGAGTCTGGCGCGGCTCAGGCGTGGCTGAGGCGAGACCCGGATCCGGACCCGGGCACAACCGGGAGCAGGAGCGCCTGCGCCGGCGCGAAGCCTGTTTCCTGGCCTGCCACCGCCACGGACGGATGGTGGGCGCTTCCGCCCCCTTCCTGGAGTTGCTCCGGCGCTTGCGCCAAGCCGCCGCCGACCGCCTGCCCCTTCTCCTTGTGGGCGAGACGGGCACCGGCAAGGAGCTGGCGGTGGCCTACCTGCATCAGTTGGCCTATCCGGAGGGTCGCCCCCTGGTGGCCGTCAATTGCGCCGGACTGGGCGAGGCGCTGGCCGAGGCCGAACTCTTCGGCTCCGTGCGCGGCGCTTTCACCGGGGCAGTGGAGCGGGAGGGCCTGGTCGCCCAGGCGGAGGGCGGCCTCCTGTTCCTGGACGAGTTTGGCGCCCTGCCCCCCTCCGTCCAGGCCCGTCTCCTGCGTTTCCTTGAAGATGGCGTCTACCGACGGGTGGGCGAGGCGCGGGAGCGCCGGGTGGAGCTTCGCGTGGCGGCGGCCACCTGCGAGGCGGAAAAACTGGGAGTCGGCTTCCGGCAGGATCTCCTGCACCGCGTGGCCGGTCGGGTGATCGAGGTGCCGCCCCTGGCGCGCCGCCTGGACGACCTGCCCCTCCTGGCCCGGGCCTTCCTTCATGAGGCGGGCGTGGCGGACCCTCTGCGTCATGCGGCCTGCTCGCCGGCGACCTTGGTCACGCTGGCACGGGCGGCCTGGCCTGGCAATCTGCGGCAGCTGCGCCACTTGATGCACCGCCTGGCTCCGCTGGCGTCGGATGAGATCCTGTCCGAGCTGCGCGCCCTGCCGCCGGCCGGGGCGGATGCGGCGGGCAAGACGGAGTCGGGGAAGGACCTGCGGGTGGAGTTGGGCGACTTGCCCCTGCGCGAGGCGCTGGCCCGCTTTGAATGGCGTCACATCCAGGCGGCCCTAGCGCTCACCGGCCAGAACAAGCGGCTGGCCGCCGCGCGGTTGGGGATCAGCCTGCCCACCCTGTATGCACGACTCAAGGGCGCCACCGGGCGGGGACTTTGA
- a CDS encoding Mur ligase domain-containing protein: MTLHGLPMRIHFAGIGGAGMNGLARVLHEAGHQVSGSDRERTPVVEELLAAGIPVRLQQNDLPEETDLVVRTAAMTLAHPELAAALARGLPVLRRAELLARLCETPVAVAVAGTHGKTTITAMMARLLQDCAPDAGWFIGGTHDRLPPARLGEGQVRVCEADEFDRSFLELHPTHLVLGAVDWDHADIYPTRKLMEEAFDQLAEQIRGGAPIIQQLGAGALGGRPYLPACVRQGRRRRLTVGEERTADLRVVPRGGAGNAFDLLGRLEGQAPLRLSVRLGLPGAHNRLNAATALGWLLFGEWGRTINPARAAAALEGFSGLHRRFQLVAVSGRRRLYDDYAHHPSEIAAFIQGLREIGSGPVTVIHQPHTFSRVRAFAQATGEALGAADRAILWPVFAARELPADGISHRSILPWLMAPRSLAVDSAAELVAELEDRLADDEIVATVGAGDLYKLHGELTRILGR, from the coding sequence GTGACTCTTCACGGTCTTCCCATGCGCATCCATTTCGCCGGCATCGGCGGCGCCGGCATGAACGGCCTGGCCCGGGTCCTCCACGAGGCGGGGCACCAGGTGAGCGGCAGCGACCGCGAGCGCACGCCGGTGGTGGAGGAACTGCTGGCCGCCGGCATTCCCGTCCGCCTCCAGCAAAACGACCTGCCCGAGGAGACGGACCTGGTCGTGCGCACCGCCGCCATGACCCTGGCTCATCCCGAGTTGGCCGCGGCCCTGGCCCGTGGTCTGCCCGTCCTGCGCCGGGCCGAGCTGCTCGCCCGGCTCTGCGAGACGCCGGTGGCGGTGGCGGTGGCGGGCACCCACGGCAAGACGACGATCACGGCGATGATGGCCCGCCTGCTCCAGGACTGCGCCCCGGATGCCGGCTGGTTCATCGGCGGCACCCATGACCGGCTGCCGCCGGCCAGGCTGGGGGAGGGGCAGGTCCGCGTTTGCGAGGCGGACGAGTTCGATCGCAGCTTTCTCGAGTTGCACCCCACGCATCTGGTGCTGGGGGCCGTGGACTGGGACCATGCCGACATCTACCCCACCCGCAAGCTGATGGAGGAGGCCTTCGACCAGCTGGCGGAGCAGATCCGTGGCGGGGCGCCCATCATCCAGCAGCTGGGCGCGGGCGCCCTGGGCGGGCGACCCTATCTGCCGGCCTGCGTGCGCCAGGGGCGGCGGCGGCGCCTGACGGTGGGCGAGGAACGGACGGCGGACCTGCGCGTGGTGCCCCGCGGCGGGGCGGGCAACGCCTTCGATCTGCTCGGCCGGCTGGAAGGCCAAGCGCCGCTGCGCCTCTCCGTCCGGCTGGGGCTGCCCGGCGCCCATAACCGGCTCAATGCGGCCACGGCGCTGGGCTGGCTCCTGTTCGGCGAGTGGGGCCGTACGATCAATCCCGCCCGGGCGGCGGCGGCCCTGGAGGGTTTCTCCGGCCTGCACCGGCGCTTCCAGTTGGTGGCGGTCAGCGGGCGGCGACGCCTCTACGACGACTACGCCCATCACCCCAGCGAGATCGCCGCCTTCATCCAGGGGCTGCGGGAAATCGGCTCCGGGCCGGTGACGGTGATCCACCAGCCACACACCTTCAGCCGGGTGCGGGCCTTTGCCCAGGCCACGGGCGAGGCGCTGGGCGCCGCCGACCGCGCCATCCTCTGGCCGGTCTTCGCCGCCCGCGAATTGCCGGCGGACGGCATCAGCCACCGCAGCATCCTGCCCTGGCTGATGGCTCCGCGCAGCCTGGCGGTCGATTCGGCGGCGGAGCTGGTCGCGGAGCTGGAAGACCGCCTGGCCGATGACGAGATCGTGGCCACGGTGGGCGCGGGGGACCTCTACAAGCTGCACGGCGAGCTGACGAGGATCCTGGGCAGATGA
- the dapF gene encoding diaminopimelate epimerase, whose product MELLFTKLSACGNDFVAVDHRDRRFDGREAPLARWLCERRLGAGADGLLLVEEDPAADFRMRIFNPDGSEARMCGNGARACARFAAGLGLGRGEELSFSTRAGLQRARLESGNRSRLWLSPPEARGLGEKALAADASLPPLLRGALLLGFIRVGVPHLVCAVSGDLEAFPIAEVGPLLRFHPAYAPEGVNVMFARRLGDDLVHLRAWEKGVEGETWGCGTGAVASCLLLEEEEALRWPVTVRMAGGDLVVLREGGELSFTGEIHEAYRAVATLPSRVLRASPPA is encoded by the coding sequence ATGGAACTTCTCTTCACCAAGCTCAGCGCCTGCGGCAACGACTTCGTCGCCGTGGACCACCGCGACCGGCGCTTCGACGGGCGCGAGGCGCCGCTGGCCCGCTGGCTCTGCGAGCGGCGGCTGGGGGCCGGGGCCGACGGCCTTCTGCTGGTGGAGGAGGATCCCGCCGCCGACTTCCGCATGCGCATTTTCAACCCCGACGGCAGCGAGGCCCGCATGTGCGGCAACGGGGCCCGCGCCTGTGCCCGCTTCGCCGCCGGCCTGGGCCTGGGCCGCGGTGAAGAGCTGTCCTTCAGCACCCGCGCCGGTTTGCAGCGCGCCCGGCTGGAGTCCGGCAACCGCAGCCGCCTGTGGCTGAGTCCGCCCGAGGCGCGCGGCCTGGGCGAGAAAGCCCTCGCCGCCGACGCCAGCCTGCCACCCCTCCTGCGTGGCGCCCTCTTGCTGGGCTTCATCCGGGTGGGCGTGCCCCATCTGGTCTGCGCGGTGTCCGGCGACCTGGAGGCATTCCCCATCGCCGAGGTCGGCCCCCTGCTTCGTTTCCATCCCGCCTACGCGCCGGAGGGCGTCAACGTCATGTTCGCCCGCCGCCTGGGCGACGACCTGGTCCACCTGCGGGCCTGGGAGAAAGGGGTCGAGGGCGAGACCTGGGGCTGCGGCACAGGGGCCGTGGCCAGTTGCCTGCTGCTCGAGGAGGAGGAGGCGCTGCGCTGGCCGGTGACGGTGCGCATGGCGGGCGGCGACCTGGTCGTCCTGCGCGAGGGGGGCGAGTTGAGCTTCACCGGGGAGATCCACGAGGCCTACCGGGCCGTGGCCACTCTCCCCTCGCGTGTACTGCGGGCTTCCCCCCCAGCCTGA
- a CDS encoding CopG family transcriptional regulator: MTSRTVSGEEPRGRLQAIRDFLPPPDELAFREESVKVTLVLSRASVDFFKAEARKHHTQYQRMIRRLLDAYQAAHADGSSTQEEAPLQAGGEARSTREGRVATAR, translated from the coding sequence ATGACTTCGAGAACCGTTTCCGGAGAGGAGCCGCGCGGGCGGCTTCAGGCCATCAGGGACTTTCTGCCACCGCCGGACGAGTTGGCCTTTCGCGAGGAGAGCGTCAAAGTCACCCTGGTGCTCAGCCGCGCCAGCGTCGACTTCTTCAAAGCCGAGGCCAGGAAGCACCACACCCAGTACCAGCGAATGATCCGGCGATTGCTGGACGCGTATCAGGCAGCCCATGCCGATGGCTCGTCCACGCAGGAGGAAGCGCCGCTTCAGGCTGGGGGGGAAGCCCGCAGTACACGCGAGGGGAGAGTGGCCACGGCCCGGTAG
- a CDS encoding exopolysaccharide biosynthesis polyprenyl glycosylphosphotransferase, with product MRSLLLRLLLLVVDLLILATALLAGMTLARPELVAVADGAAWAAALRIFLFQCVLWMILAWQEGLFRLDVRDPWDSYFAALRALARSALLLALPLFLFRLALPVNGLILGLLIALALVPLGRALLQSALIGRLSALRRALIAGNPQGLGLFFSLPKWERTCRALGVVGVLELPGQAPAAAAYPLPVMGGLDSLAAVVARDHVRQLLICAPRLSRDELGELLRQSVGRVPQLYILPDVAVLDIAEVEIGRVGGQPVLLFNQGLRSPFNAGLKRAVDIVGALVGLVVLGPLMAAIWLAVKLSSPGPAIYRHRRFGVGMKYIFLNKFRTMVTNADEVLERLLAADPAARAEWEAQCKLRHDPRITPVGRVLRKFSLDELPQIVNVLLGDMSLVGPRPISEVEFDKYTVWQQNRMSVRPGLTGLWQVSGRGDLDFDDRVKLDMYYIRNWSIWLDFRIILKTLTVLVSKEGAY from the coding sequence ATGCGGTCCCTTCTTCTCAGACTGCTGCTGCTGGTGGTGGATCTGCTCATCCTGGCGACCGCCCTGCTGGCCGGAATGACGCTGGCGCGGCCGGAGCTGGTGGCGGTGGCGGACGGCGCCGCCTGGGCCGCCGCCCTGCGCATCTTCCTGTTTCAATGTGTGTTGTGGATGATCCTTGCCTGGCAGGAGGGCCTCTTCCGACTGGATGTGCGGGATCCCTGGGACAGCTACTTCGCCGCCCTGCGCGCCCTGGCCCGTAGCGCCCTGCTCTTGGCGCTGCCCCTCTTCCTCTTCCGCCTGGCCCTGCCCGTCAACGGCCTCATCCTGGGCCTGCTGATCGCCCTGGCGCTGGTGCCCCTGGGCCGCGCCCTGCTCCAGTCCGCCCTCATCGGGCGTCTCTCGGCCCTGCGGCGGGCGCTCATCGCGGGCAACCCCCAGGGCCTGGGCCTCTTCTTCAGCCTTCCCAAGTGGGAACGCACCTGCCGGGCCCTGGGCGTGGTGGGCGTGCTGGAGCTGCCGGGCCAAGCGCCCGCGGCGGCGGCCTACCCGCTGCCGGTGATGGGTGGCCTGGACTCCCTGGCCGCGGTGGTGGCGCGGGATCACGTGCGGCAGCTGCTCATCTGCGCGCCGCGCCTGTCCCGTGACGAGCTGGGCGAGCTTCTGCGCCAGTCGGTGGGGCGCGTGCCCCAGCTCTACATCCTGCCAGACGTCGCCGTGCTGGACATCGCCGAGGTGGAGATCGGCCGGGTGGGCGGCCAGCCGGTCCTGCTCTTCAACCAGGGATTGCGCAGCCCTTTCAATGCGGGCCTCAAGCGCGCCGTGGACATTGTGGGCGCCCTGGTCGGCCTGGTGGTGCTGGGCCCCTTGATGGCGGCCATCTGGCTGGCCGTCAAACTGAGCAGCCCCGGCCCCGCCATCTACCGCCATCGCCGCTTCGGGGTGGGGATGAAGTACATTTTCCTCAACAAGTTCCGCACCATGGTGACCAACGCCGACGAGGTGCTGGAACGCCTCCTGGCCGCCGACCCGGCCGCCCGCGCCGAGTGGGAGGCCCAGTGCAAGTTGCGCCACGACCCGCGCATCACGCCGGTGGGGCGCGTGCTGCGCAAGTTCTCCCTGGACGAGCTGCCCCAGATCGTCAACGTGCTGCTGGGCGACATGTCACTGGTGGGGCCGCGGCCCATCAGCGAGGTGGAATTCGACAAGTACACGGTCTGGCAACAGAACCGCATGAGCGTGCGGCCGGGCCTGACCGGCCTGTGGCAGGTGAGCGGACGCGGCGACCTGGATTTCGACGACCGCGTCAAGCTGGACATGTACTACATCCGCAACTGGTCCATCTGGCTGGACTTTCGCATCATCCTCAAGACCCTGACCGTGCTGGTGTCCAAGGAGGGAGCCTATTAA
- a CDS encoding sigma-54 dependent transcriptional regulator, which yields MSYHVFIVDDDRETRRLLGEFVGGLGHEVHTFANGREALEGAAVCTPDLVLLDVNLPDISGIAVLEKLRAMHAALHCVMITGEFSSKNVVESMRHGASDFLIKPINLEQLRLVVDKVRREIRDRMQMELLQKQQGDGRFSTIISTSHAMKRALDATAKVAASTANTVLIRGETGTGKELFARALHFNSPRATEPFIEVNCSAIPPQLLESELFGHEKGSFTDAKERKIGLLERAHGGTFFLDEIGDMDFNLQAKILRVLEERAVRRVGGDRLIPVDIRFVAATHKNLDDMIQQHVFREDLYFRLSVIVLDLPPLREREEDVAVLAEYFLKRFCREHARTIKGFTPQALQAMRSYPWPGNVRELRNAVERAVLIEADDWVDTEHLRLYRRRATREGGNGDGAPRQRIGYDFEIPESGFSLDEFERILLARAMKQTRYNVSKAARLLGLSRETMRYRIKKHELSLD from the coding sequence ATGAGCTACCATGTCTTCATCGTCGACGACGACCGGGAGACCCGGCGCCTGCTGGGCGAATTCGTCGGCGGGCTGGGCCATGAGGTCCACACCTTCGCCAACGGCCGCGAGGCGCTGGAGGGCGCCGCGGTCTGCACGCCGGACCTTGTGCTGCTGGACGTCAACCTGCCAGACATCTCCGGCATCGCCGTGCTGGAGAAGCTGCGCGCCATGCACGCCGCCCTTCATTGCGTCATGATCACGGGGGAGTTCAGCAGCAAGAACGTGGTGGAGTCCATGCGCCACGGCGCCTCCGACTTCCTCATCAAGCCCATCAACCTGGAACAGCTGCGCCTGGTGGTGGACAAGGTGCGGCGCGAGATCCGCGACCGCATGCAGATGGAGCTCCTGCAGAAACAGCAGGGGGACGGCCGCTTCTCCACCATCATCAGCACGTCCCACGCCATGAAGCGCGCCCTGGATGCCACCGCCAAGGTGGCCGCCTCCACGGCCAACACCGTGCTCATCCGGGGCGAGACGGGCACGGGCAAGGAGCTCTTCGCCCGCGCCCTCCATTTCAACTCGCCGCGCGCCACCGAGCCCTTCATCGAGGTGAACTGCTCGGCCATCCCGCCCCAACTGCTGGAGAGCGAGCTCTTCGGCCACGAGAAGGGCTCCTTCACCGACGCCAAGGAGCGCAAGATCGGCCTCCTCGAGCGCGCCCACGGCGGCACCTTCTTCCTTGACGAGATCGGTGACATGGACTTCAACCTGCAGGCCAAGATCCTGCGGGTGCTGGAGGAGCGGGCCGTGCGGCGGGTGGGCGGCGACCGCCTCATCCCCGTGGACATCCGCTTCGTGGCAGCCACCCACAAGAATCTGGACGACATGATCCAGCAGCACGTCTTCCGCGAGGACCTCTATTTTCGCCTGAGCGTGATCGTGCTGGACCTGCCGCCGCTGCGGGAGCGGGAGGAGGACGTGGCCGTGCTGGCCGAGTACTTCCTCAAGCGCTTCTGTCGGGAGCACGCCCGGACAATCAAGGGCTTCACGCCGCAGGCGTTGCAGGCCATGCGCTCCTATCCGTGGCCGGGCAATGTGCGGGAGCTGCGCAACGCGGTGGAGCGCGCCGTCCTCATCGAGGCCGACGACTGGGTCGACACGGAACACCTGCGGCTCTATCGGCGGCGCGCCACCCGCGAGGGCGGCAACGGTGACGGGGCGCCCCGCCAGCGCATCGGCTACGATTTCGAGATCCCGGAGAGCGGTTTCTCCCTGGACGAGTTCGAGCGGATCCTGCTGGCGCGGGCCATGAAGCAGACCCGCTACAATGTCTCGAAGGCGGCGCGCCTGCTTGGCCTCAGCCGCGAAACGATGCGCTACCGCATCAAGAAGCACGAGCTGTCCCTTGATTGA
- the rsgA gene encoding ribosome small subunit-dependent GTPase A, whose protein sequence is MAQNTWTRRRREKRKREEQDRHEERREQRRASLMEQGHVLGLEEAEEQSDQALHRTVRSGSRRGVEGGEGAAGLVEALVVHYRRNHYELRLADGRTVAGASRSTTRTPHHDATLIAVGDRVLVNVAEGVIAEVLARRNRISRASKIHREVEQVLVANVDQILVVASVQDPYLKPGLIDRYLLSAERFGIQALVCLNKIDLAPPEAWEDVAVAYREAGLRVLACSATDGRGLDDLREALRGRVSVLSGQSGVGKSSLLNALDPDLRLPVGEVMRQARKGRHTTTHSRLIPFRFGGYVADTPGIKEFTLWRMTPQEVAALYPELREWAAKCRFNDCTHTHEPDCAVLEAVDAGRVNPLRFRTYLQIVESLLEEGG, encoded by the coding sequence ATGGCACAGAACACCTGGACCCGCCGCCGCCGCGAGAAGCGCAAGCGCGAGGAGCAGGACCGGCACGAGGAGCGCCGCGAGCAGCGCCGCGCCAGCCTGATGGAGCAGGGCCACGTCCTGGGCCTGGAGGAGGCCGAGGAGCAGAGCGACCAGGCCCTCCATCGCACCGTGCGCAGCGGCTCCCGCCGCGGTGTCGAGGGCGGGGAGGGCGCGGCCGGCCTAGTCGAGGCGTTGGTCGTCCACTACCGGCGCAACCACTACGAGCTGCGCCTGGCAGATGGCCGCACCGTGGCGGGCGCCAGCCGCTCCACGACGCGCACGCCCCACCATGACGCCACCCTCATCGCCGTGGGCGACCGCGTGCTGGTGAACGTGGCGGAGGGGGTCATCGCGGAGGTGCTGGCCCGCCGCAACCGCATCAGCCGCGCCTCGAAGATCCACCGCGAGGTGGAACAGGTGCTGGTGGCCAACGTGGACCAGATCCTGGTGGTGGCCTCGGTGCAGGACCCCTATCTCAAGCCCGGGCTCATCGACCGCTACCTGCTGTCCGCCGAGCGCTTCGGCATCCAGGCCCTGGTCTGCCTCAACAAGATCGACCTGGCACCGCCCGAAGCGTGGGAGGACGTGGCCGTCGCCTATCGCGAGGCGGGGCTGCGCGTGCTCGCCTGCTCGGCCACCGACGGCCGGGGGTTGGATGATCTGCGCGAGGCCCTGCGCGGCCGGGTGAGCGTGCTCTCGGGCCAGTCCGGCGTGGGCAAAAGCTCCCTGCTCAATGCCCTGGATCCAGACCTGCGCCTCCCCGTGGGCGAGGTGATGCGCCAGGCGCGCAAGGGCCGCCACACCACCACCCACTCGCGCCTGATCCCCTTCCGCTTCGGCGGCTACGTGGCCGACACGCCGGGCATCAAGGAATTCACCCTGTGGCGCATGACGCCGCAGGAGGTGGCGGCCCTCTACCCGGAGCTGCGGGAATGGGCGGCGAAATGCCGATTCAACGACTGCACACACACCCACGAGCCGGATTGCGCGGTGCTGGAGGCGGTGGACGCGGGCAGGGTCAACCCGCTGCGCTTCCGCACCTACCTGCAGATCGTGGAGAGCCTGCTAGAGGAGGGCGGATGA
- a CDS encoding GNAT family N-acetyltransferase, with product MEQARQPVLRGERLILRELVPADTPALFRLMSDPAVMRYWSRTPFTDVWEAAELIEAIRLDTAAGALWEWALESKEGDGLIGTCTLHHLNPRHRRAEIGCALTPGQWGHGLMREAMALVITHTFADPASGGLGLERIEADTDPRNTATLSLLKRLGFRAEGLLRRRWCVAGAWSDSAIFGLLRAEWTEAGARDLHPGLPPGKGRE from the coding sequence ATGGAGCAGGCCCGGCAGCCGGTTCTGCGCGGAGAGCGCCTCATCCTGCGGGAACTGGTCCCGGCCGACACCCCCGCGCTCTTCCGGCTCATGTCCGATCCGGCTGTGATGCGCTACTGGAGTCGCACGCCCTTCACCGATGTGTGGGAGGCGGCGGAGCTGATCGAGGCCATCCGCCTCGACACGGCGGCCGGCGCGCTGTGGGAATGGGCGCTCGAGTCCAAGGAAGGGGACGGCCTGATCGGAACCTGCACCCTGCACCATCTCAACCCGCGGCACCGCCGCGCCGAGATCGGCTGCGCGCTGACGCCAGGACAATGGGGGCACGGCTTGATGAGGGAGGCGATGGCCTTGGTCATCACCCACACCTTTGCCGACCCGGCCAGCGGGGGCCTTGGCCTGGAGCGCATCGAGGCGGACACCGACCCGCGCAACACCGCCACCCTCTCCCTGCTCAAGCGGCTGGGCTTCCGGGCGGAGGGTCTCCTGCGCCGGCGCTGGTGTGTGGCGGGAGCCTGGTCGGACAGCGCCATTTTCGGGCTGCTGCGCGCGGAGTGGACGGAGGCGGGCGCCAGGGACCTCCATCCCGGTCTTCCCCCGGGCAAGGGGCGGGAGTAG